The Planococcus halocryophilus nucleotide sequence TCGCTTTGGCATAGTTTTTCTCTACTTGTGCGATTTCAGCAACTGCTCCTCTAATCCCTTGCAATTGACCTTTTTCACGAGCTACTAATACTTCTCGTACTCCTTGGAAAAAGCCCGAAAAATCAGCTTCTAATTCTTGAAGTGTCTCGATACGGGCTGCCAATTGCTTTTGCGACTGATACGCCTGGAATAGCATCGATTGTTTTTGCTCGAAAGCTTGTTTTTGCTGCTGATAAGCTGCTTCACTTTCTTTATATTGCTTACGCTTATTGTCTAATGAGAACCTGACTTCTTGAACATCTTTTCCAGCTCGAGCTTTTTCAGCTTTCAGCTTTGAAAGTTCAGCGGTAAAATCGGTTCGCTGCGTGCTAATGCGTCCGGTAGACTCCGTTAATTGTTGTTCTTGTAAGCCAATATTTTTTAATTCATTTTTCACTGTTGCTTGTTCGTTCATCAAGTCAATATAGATTGACTTGCAATTTTCGATTTCGTTGTCGATATCCGCTGGTGTTCGATTTAGCTGTTCTTCAAGTTGCTGAATCGCAGTCCGAATTGAGTGACGCTCAGTTTTACGTTCTTCTAACAAAGCCAGCTGCTCACTATGTTTTTTCTTTAATAGTTCATTTTCTTGTTTTTCTACCTCTAAATTTTCTTGTAATTGCAATGCCTGACGATCAGCATTGCTCTTTTTCTCAGACATTAATAATTTACGCCCTTGCCATTTTTCCGTCTCAGCACTAGCCTCGACTAAAGCATTTTGCGCTCCATCTATTTTGTTGTCCATGTCAAAGAGCGCCTTCCGTATTTTAGCGACAAGACGCTCTTTGTCATTAATTTCTGTTGATAATTGCTGCTCTTTTTTTGAATGAGATGCAGCTTCATCTGCCAATTGGCTTAGCTCTTTTTCAAGGTTGCTTGCATCATATGCCAGTAAAGCAATATCCGCATCTTTTAGCTGTTCGTTCATATCTAAAAAGTCTCTTGCAGTTGAAGCTTGAATTTGAAGCGGTTCCATTCGGCCGTCTAATTCATGCAAAATATCAAGCACACGATTCAAGTTTTCATCGGTTTCATTTAATTTGATCTCCGCTTTTTTCTTGCGTTGCTTGTATTTTAAAACGCCTGCTGCTTCTTCAAAAATTGACCTACGCTCTTCTGCTTTTGAATTCAGAATTTCATCTACTCGTCCTTGAGATATTATCGAAAAGGCTTCTTTCCCAAGACCAGAATCCATGAACAAGTCCGTAATATCTTTTAAACGGCAATTTTGCTTGTTTAATAAGTATGCACTTTCACCACTACGAAAAACCCTTCTTGTTACGCTGACTTCGCTGTAATCAAGAGGGACTCGACCATCTGTATTATCTAAAATTAATGTTACTTCCGCAAAGTTTAACGGCTTTCTCGAATCACTTCCGGCAAAAATAACATCTTCCATTTTAGCCCCGCGCAGTGATTTTGCTGATTGTTCTCCAAGCACCCAACGGATGGCATCGGTAACATTACTTTTCCCGCTACCGTTTGGTCCAACAACCGCTGTTACTCCCGGAACAAAGTCGATGCCAATACGATCAGCAAACGACTTGAACCCCATGACTTCCAATCTTTTCAAAAACATTATTACTCCTCCGCCGCTTCCTGCAATTTACGGATTGCCAGCTGAGCTGCTTGCTGTTCCGCTTCTTTTTTCGATCGGCCATTACCAACGCCAAGTTCTCTATCTGCTAGAGACACACGGGTCACAAATAGACGGCTATGCGCCGGACCGATTTCGTCTATAATTTCATAACTCAATGTGCCTGTATTCTTTTGCTGAACCAATTCTTGCAATTGGCTCTTATAATCCATCACATGCGAAAAAGCACCGATATCTACTTTTGGAAATAACACCATTTCCAAAAATGCAACCACAGGCTCTAACCCTTGGTCTAGATAAAGCGCACCGATATACGATTCGAAAACATCAGCTAGTAGCGCAGGACGCGTTCGGCCACCAGTCAACTCTTCTCCTTTGCCCAAAAGGATGTATTTGCCAAATCCGAGTTCATTAGCAAATAAAACCAGTGAAGGTTCACAAACGATGGCTGCACGCAACTTCGTCAATTCGCCTTCGCTCATTTCAGGATATTTCATGTATAGGTAATGCGAAACGGATAATTCCAGTACTGCATCTCCTAGAAATTCCAGGCGTTCGTTATCGGTAAATTGTTTTCTTCGATGCTCATTCACATAAGATGAATGGGTGAAAGCTTGATACAGCAATGTAGGCTTATTGAATGTGATATTCAGCTCTTTTTGCAATTGTTCAAATGCTGCTTTAGCGCTTTCTTTTAAGATGCCAGGCTTGTGATGATTTGTTTTTCTATTTATCGCCATTTTTATCTGCCTTCCTTTGTGTACTTCTTTCAATTTTACCTTTTTTTTTACTAATGTGCAAAAGAGAATTGACGCACAATCGCTTAGTATAACAGCAATCGTGCGTCAATAGTTATTACGTATTATTGTTTCTTTTCGATATACGTTACTGCGTCGCCTACTGTAGTCATGTTTTCAGCGTCTTCGTCAGAAATTTCCATATCGAACTCATCTTCAAGTTCCATAACAAGTTCTACTACGTCCAATGAATCTGCACCTAGGTCACCTGTGAAAGAAGCTTCAAGTTTCACTTCGCTTTCTTCTACACCTAGACGATCCACGATTACTTTAGTTACTCTATCTAATACTGTTGACAATGTCGTCACCTCCCCTCAAATCAGTATACAAAAAAATTACCTACATGACCATGCCGCCATCAAGATGAAGCGTTTGCCCCGTCATATATGATGCATCGTCCGAAGCTAAGAACAGCGCAGCTTTTGCAACATCTTCTGGTGCACCAAAACGGCCTAATGGAATTTGTCCCATCATCGCTTTTTGAACGTCTTCACTCAATTTTCCGGTCATATCGGTCGTGATAAAGCCAGGAGCCACAGCATTCGCTGTAATTCCACGACTCGCTAGTTCACGCGCTGTCGTTTTTGTTAAGCCGATAACACCCGCTTTTGCTGCAACATAGTTTGCTTGTCCAGCATTGCCCATCACGCCTACGATTGATGCGATATTGACTATTCGTCCAGAACGCTGTTTCATCATTTGGCGCGTTACTGCTTTTGTGCAAATAAACACACCTTTTAAGTTGATGTTGATGACATCGTCCCATTCATCATCTTTCATGCGCATCATCAAATTATCCCGTGTGATGCCTGCATTATTTACTAAAATATCAACAGAACCAAACGTTTTCATCGTTTCATCAACCATTGCTTTAACCGATTCAGCATCCGCTACATTGGCTTTCACCGCAATTGCAGTGCCGCCATTTGCCTCGATATCCGCAACTACCGCTTCTGCTTTTTCTTGACTACCACTATAATTGACAACTACTTTTGCACCGTCTGCCGCAAATTTCCGAGCTATTTCTGCTCCAATTCCACGAGATCCGCCAGTAATGATCGCTGTTTTCCCTGCAAGTTTATTCATTTCGCCAACTCCTCTACCGCTTTTTCAAATGACTCCAAGTCATAGACAGGCAAAGTTTTAACTGAACGGTCAATTTTTTTCACTAATCCACTCAATACTTTTCCTGGACCAATTTCAATAAATACCGTGACACCAAGATCGATCATTTCGCGTACTGATTGTTCCCACAGCACTGGAGAATACAATTGACGAACAAGGAGATCTTGAATTTGTGTCGCATTTTTCTCCGCTTTTGCCGTCACGTTTGAAATTACTGGCACTTTCGCATCTAACAAGAACGACAAGCTAAGTTCTTTTGCTAAATCTTGTGACGCTGAACGCATTAATTCCGAATGGAAGGGCCCACTCACATCAAGTGGAATGGCACGCTTAGCTCCGCGTTCTTTAGCAACGATACACGCTTGCTCTACTCCGGCTTTCGTACCTGAAATAACAATTTGTCCGGGACAATTTAAATTCGCTAGCTGAACAACACCTGTCGTATCTGTTACTTCATTTGTTACTTTTTCCAGTTCATCGCTTTCCATACCAAGAATAGCGGCCATAGTCCCTTCTCCTGCTGGGAATGCCGTATTCATAAATAATCCACGCTTATGTACAATGTTAACCGCTGTTGGAAATTCTAACACATTCGAAGTTACGAGTGCGCTGTATTCGCCAAGACTATGACCTGCTGTATAATCCGGTCTTATCCCTGCACGAATCAACCGTTCTGTAATCATCGAACTAACTGTTAGAAGAGCTGGTTGCGCATGATACGTTAACGTCAACTCTTCTTGTGGGCCTTCTAGCATTAACTTAGATAAATCTAAATCAAGCGCTTGGTTAGCACTTTCAAAGAAATTACGGCTCGTGTCGTCTGTTAAAAAGCTCTCGCCCATACCAACAGTTTGCGAACCTTGACCTGGATAGATAAATGCAATCTTAGTCTTCATGTAATGTCTCCTTTTTCAACGTACTATAAATTGTGCCCGTTACATCAAATTCAACCATCGTACGCGTTTGGCGTATCGCATTGAATAAGGCATTAGCATTTGATGAGCCGTGTGCTTTTATCACAGGTGCTTTTAAGCCGAATAGTCCAGCACCGCCATATTCACTGTAATCCAACATGCCTTTTAACCCTTTCAAGTCATCTTTCACAAGAAAAGCTGCAACTTTTGTTTTAGCCGAGCTCATAAAGACATCTTTCATCATCGCAAAAACGTTCATTGCGGTGCCTTCAATGGTTTTTAACACCATATTTCCGGTAAAGCCATCGGTTACAACTACGTCCGCCACGCCATTTAATAAATCCCGTGACTCCACGTTGCCAATAAAATTAACTGGGGCTTCTTTTAATAATGGAAAAGCAGCTTTTGTTAAATCATTGCCTTTTTTCTCTTCAGTTCCGATATTCAACAACCCAACTGTCGGATTCTTAATGCCACGAACTTTTTCAGCATAAATGCTGCCCATGATCGCATATTGCACAAGATGTTCTGGCTTAGCTTCAGCATTTGCACCTAAATCAAGCATAACAAACCCTTTGCTATCAATTGTTGGCAATGTCGGAGCTAACGCTGGGCGATCTACACCGTCGATACGACCGACAATAAACAATCCCGCTGACATAAGCGCTCCTGTATTACCAGCAGATACACAACCATCCGCATTCCCGTCTTTTACTGCTTGCGCCATTCGAACCATTGAGGCATCTTTTTTCCGCTTAACCGATCGGACAGGATCATCTTCTGATGTAATCACTTCTTCACAATGGACGATTGTTAAACGATCATGTTCCTTCAGAAATTCTTTCATTTTATCTTCATGACCATACAATTGAATTTCAATATCCTTAAATTCTTCTAACGCTTTGTACACACCCGCGATAATTTCTTTTGGGGCATTGTCTCCACCCATTGCATCTACTGCTATTCTCACTTTACGTCACCTTCACTTTGTTCTGTCATTCGATACATTTCAAATGTGCCAATAAAAACCGTTTGTTGTTCGACAGAAGAAGTAACTTTTACAAACGCCCTGTTTTTTTCAGGGTGACTGTCAATCACTTCCGCTTTTGCAACAATCCGTTGCCCAGCAGTTACCGGCCGCAAAAATTGCAGTTCCGACTTTACCGTCAATGCCAATTCTTCATTCATTACTGCTACCGCTAACGAGTTAGCTTGTGCAAATAAATGATGGCCTCTGGCAATTTGGTTGCGCTGAAAAACATGCTCTGGTTTCACATCGAAAATTGAAATTGCTTTTTTATCTAATTCAATATCAATGATCTCACCAATCACTTCATCGATTGGCAATGATTTCACTTCGTCTTCAAACGTTTTTACAGCAACATGTTTAATGCGCTCTCTCAATTCCGGAATGGCAAGTTCCATTCGGTCTAGTCGAATTGTTTGCACACTCACGTTAAATGTCACCGATAGTTCTTCATCAGTCACAAAAGGATTTTCTTTAATCGAGTCTTTTAACGCTTGTTGTCGCTGTTTTTTTGGTCTTTTCACTATGTCACCGCCCGCTATTAGCACTTGGTACTAATATGAGTATATAAATAACAAAAAAAGAATGCAAGGAAAATTAATACCTTGCATTCCTAATCGAGTCTTCCTCCTGATAATACACCTGAGCGTTCAATTTGCAGACGCAAGCAAGCCATGTCTTCTGCGCGCCAAAATTCTTCGCTGCTAATTAGTTTTTCAGCATCTTTTCTTGCTGCTTCAAGCGCACGATAATCATGGATTAAATCCGCCATTTTAAATTCCGGTATGCCACTTTGCTTACGACCGAAAAAGTCACCCGGTCCTCTCAACTGCAAATCTTTTTCAGCTAACACAAAGCCGTCGTTCGTTTCTGTCATGGTTGTCATTCGCTCTTTACCAATTTCTGTTTTCGGATCTGCCAGTAGCACACAATAAGACTGCTCACTGCCACGCCCGACACGTCCACGCAATTGATGCAACTGAGACAAACCAAAACGTTCTGCATCATAAATAAGCATAAACGATGCGTTTGGCACGTTCACGCCAACTTCTACTACGGTTGTGGATACCAACACATCCACTTGACCTTCTGAAAACTCACGCATGGTTTGTTCTTTTTCGTCAGGATGCAAACGACCATGCATCAAACCCACCGAGAAACGATCTTTGAAATACATCGTTAGTTGCTGAAACAAATCTACCGCGTTTTGATAATCGAGTTTATCTGACTCCTCAATCAGCGGACATATGACATATGCTTGCCGGCCAGCTGCCAACTCTTTTTCCATGCGCCCGACAATTTTGCCAAACATCTCTTTTTTCATCCAATACGTTTCAATTTCTTTTCGCCCAACTGGCATTTCATCGATAATCGAAACATCCATTTCACCAAAAGCAGAAATCGCTAATGTACGTGGAATTGGCGTTGCTGTCATAAACAAGACGTCTGGATTATAGCCTTTGTCTTTTAACACGCGTCGCTGATCTACTCCAAAGCGGTGCTGCTCATCTGTAATAACGAGCCCTAATTTATCAAATCGTACTTCTGGTTGGATTAAGGCATGAGTCCCAATTAACAAGTCAATTTCGCCTGCCGCTAATTGTTCCAATATTAACTGACGCTTCTTGCCTTTAACCGATCCTGTTAAAAGCGCGATATTCATTGAAAACGGTCGAAACCATTGTTCTAATGTATTAGCATGTTGTTCCGCTAATATTTCAGTAGGCGCCATTAACGCACCTTGTAATCCAGCAGTGTAAGCAGCATATAAGGCAATTGCCGCTACTACCGTTTTTCCGGATCCTACATCCCCTTGTAAAAGTCGGTTCATTCGGAACGGCTCTTTCATATCTTTGCAAATTTCATTGACCACTCGTTTTTGAGCGGCTGTTAAATCAAATGGCAAAGACTCGATAAACTTCTTAAGTTGCTCTAAGTCATAGTCGATAAAAGAACCGCCTTCTTCTTCACGGTTCTTCTTACGCAAGGCTTGCATTTTTAACTGAAATACCAATAATTCTTCATAAACAAAACGCCTCCGTGCTTGTTTCACTTTTTCACCATCTGGTGGAAAATGAACCCATTCTAAGGCATCTTGAATTGGCGCTAATTGATACGTATCAACTAACGACTTTGGTAAACAATCTTCAATATCTTCTTTCACTAAATCTAACGCTTGGCGCATTAGTTTGCGAAAAGTTTTTTGATGAATACTGCCTTTCAAGCTATACACCGGTTCAAAATCCGCACCATTTGTACGCGGGCCGATAGTATGACTAGAGACGGTAATTACTTGTCTTCCACGATCCCATTTACCAGTCACTGTAATGATTTCCCCTAAATGCAATTTAGCTTTTACATACGGCTGATTAAAGAAAATCGCTTTTACTAAATGACGTCCTACCAGCACACGGACTTGCGTTCGCGATTTGTTCTTACCTAAAAAAAGGACGGAAGGTTCACTTTCGACCCTTCCCTCCACTGTAACGCGTTCATTATGAGGTGTATCTGCCAAATCTTTTAATTGAAAATCTTCATGGCGATACGGAAATGTCATGATTAAATCATGGAGCGTTTCAATTTTCATTTCCCGCAAGGTGTCAGCTGCTTGTTTGCCTACCCCTTTTAATGTGGCGACGGAATCGTTACTGCCCACTACCGACAACTGCTCCTCCGAAAATTTTAGACTCGAGCCATTTTCCAGTAGGAGTTGCGGCAAGTCCACCTTTAGCGGTTTCTCTTAGCGCACTCGGCATTGATTGGCCGATTTCAAACATCGCACCAATTACTTCATCACATGGAATACGGCTCGTTACACCCGCTAATGCCATGTCAGCAGCTACGACTGCATTT carries:
- the rnc gene encoding ribonuclease III — protein: MAINRKTNHHKPGILKESAKAAFEQLQKELNITFNKPTLLYQAFTHSSYVNEHRRKQFTDNERLEFLGDAVLELSVSHYLYMKYPEMSEGELTKLRAAIVCEPSLVLFANELGFGKYILLGKGEELTGGRTRPALLADVFESYIGALYLDQGLEPVVAFLEMVLFPKVDIGAFSHVMDYKSQLQELVQQKNTGTLSYEIIDEIGPAHSRLFVTRVSLADRELGVGNGRSKKEAEQQAAQLAIRKLQEAAEE
- a CDS encoding acyl carrier protein; this encodes MSTVLDRVTKVIVDRLGVEESEVKLEASFTGDLGADSLDVVELVMELEDEFDMEISDEDAENMTTVGDAVTYIEKKQ
- the fabG gene encoding 3-oxoacyl-[acyl-carrier-protein] reductase gives rise to the protein MNKLAGKTAIITGGSRGIGAEIARKFAADGAKVVVNYSGSQEKAEAVVADIEANGGTAIAVKANVADAESVKAMVDETMKTFGSVDILVNNAGITRDNLMMRMKDDEWDDVININLKGVFICTKAVTRQMMKQRSGRIVNIASIVGVMGNAGQANYVAAKAGVIGLTKTTARELASRGITANAVAPGFITTDMTGKLSEDVQKAMMGQIPLGRFGAPEDVAKAALFLASDDASYMTGQTLHLDGGMVM
- the fabD gene encoding ACP S-malonyltransferase, which encodes MKTKIAFIYPGQGSQTVGMGESFLTDDTSRNFFESANQALDLDLSKLMLEGPQEELTLTYHAQPALLTVSSMITERLIRAGIRPDYTAGHSLGEYSALVTSNVLEFPTAVNIVHKRGLFMNTAFPAGEGTMAAILGMESDELEKVTNEVTDTTGVVQLANLNCPGQIVISGTKAGVEQACIVAKERGAKRAIPLDVSGPFHSELMRSASQDLAKELSLSFLLDAKVPVISNVTAKAEKNATQIQDLLVRQLYSPVLWEQSVREMIDLGVTVFIEIGPGKVLSGLVKKIDRSVKTLPVYDLESFEKAVEELAK
- the plsX gene encoding phosphate acyltransferase PlsX, producing MRIAVDAMGGDNAPKEIIAGVYKALEEFKDIEIQLYGHEDKMKEFLKEHDRLTIVHCEEVITSEDDPVRSVKRKKDASMVRMAQAVKDGNADGCVSAGNTGALMSAGLFIVGRIDGVDRPALAPTLPTIDSKGFVMLDLGANAEAKPEHLVQYAIMGSIYAEKVRGIKNPTVGLLNIGTEEKKGNDLTKAAFPLLKEAPVNFIGNVESRDLLNGVADVVVTDGFTGNMVLKTIEGTAMNVFAMMKDVFMSSAKTKVAAFLVKDDLKGLKGMLDYSEYGGAGLFGLKAPVIKAHGSSNANALFNAIRQTRTMVEFDVTGTIYSTLKKETLHED
- the fapR gene encoding transcription factor FapR, whose amino-acid sequence is MKRPKKQRQQALKDSIKENPFVTDEELSVTFNVSVQTIRLDRMELAIPELRERIKHVAVKTFEDEVKSLPIDEVIGEIIDIELDKKAISIFDVKPEHVFQRNQIARGHHLFAQANSLAVAVMNEELALTVKSELQFLRPVTAGQRIVAKAEVIDSHPEKNRAFVKVTSSVEQQTVFIGTFEMYRMTEQSEGDVK
- the recG gene encoding ATP-dependent DNA helicase RecG; protein product: MGSNDSVATLKGVGKQAADTLREMKIETLHDLIMTFPYRHEDFQLKDLADTPHNERVTVEGRVESEPSVLFLGKNKSRTQVRVLVGRHLVKAIFFNQPYVKAKLHLGEIITVTGKWDRGRQVITVSSHTIGPRTNGADFEPVYSLKGSIHQKTFRKLMRQALDLVKEDIEDCLPKSLVDTYQLAPIQDALEWVHFPPDGEKVKQARRRFVYEELLVFQLKMQALRKKNREEEGGSFIDYDLEQLKKFIESLPFDLTAAQKRVVNEICKDMKEPFRMNRLLQGDVGSGKTVVAAIALYAAYTAGLQGALMAPTEILAEQHANTLEQWFRPFSMNIALLTGSVKGKKRQLILEQLAAGEIDLLIGTHALIQPEVRFDKLGLVITDEQHRFGVDQRRVLKDKGYNPDVLFMTATPIPRTLAISAFGEMDVSIIDEMPVGRKEIETYWMKKEMFGKIVGRMEKELAAGRQAYVICPLIEESDKLDYQNAVDLFQQLTMYFKDRFSVGLMHGRLHPDEKEQTMREFSEGQVDVLVSTTVVEVGVNVPNASFMLIYDAERFGLSQLHQLRGRVGRGSEQSYCVLLADPKTEIGKERMTTMTETNDGFVLAEKDLQLRGPGDFFGRKQSGIPEFKMADLIHDYRALEAARKDAEKLISSEEFWRAEDMACLRLQIERSGVLSGGRLD